The sequence GGGGTTCTTGGCGACGTACTGCTCCACCAGGTCGTTCAGGAGGGTCTTGAGGATGTCCGTGAAGTACTCAAGCTTCCCGTGCAGCGAGACCGTGAGAAGAGACGCGACGTAGGCCCGGTCCCTCGGGGAGAAAGTGCGCTGGATCTCCAAAGTGTGTATGAACTGGGCACatcgagggggggggggacaaaaacacAGAACTGTCGTTAGGAAACAATTGATTGGTTGGGGATGAGGTATTGGTTGATGGGTCGTCCTTTAGAGGTTGCTTtcccataaaaacaacaaccatggagATTAGCAGCTGGAAGGGGTTAAATTTAGAAAGGCCTTGAAGATTTACAAGAGGCGCGATTTTTGGAACCATGTCCGGCTCCTCCAACGTGGCAGCCATGAAGAAGGTCGTGCAGCAGCTGCGCCTTGAGGCCAGTGTGAGCCACGTGAAAGTTCCACAAGCTGCAGCTGACTTGAAGCCGTTTTGCCTGCAGAATGCACATTGTGACCCCCTACTAACAGGAGTTTCCTCAAGTACAAATCCTTTTGGGCTGCAGAAAGTGTGTTCATCTCTCTAACTTGTGTGACCTACGTGGACCCTTTTAGTGATCTAAAAACCTTTCAGTCTGGTGAATATGGAAGCGAAAGAGAGTAACCTGGAACCTGTACAGAAATTTTGTGTAAAATGTGCCAACTTAGAACtagtaaaaagcagagacatcaccttgccaacaaaggtccgtagagttaaagctatggttttccca comes from Podarcis raffonei isolate rPodRaf1 chromosome 2, rPodRaf1.pri, whole genome shotgun sequence and encodes:
- the LOC128408586 gene encoding guanine nucleotide-binding protein G(I)/G(S)/G(O) subunit gamma-5-like → MSGSSNVAAMKKVVQQLRLEASVSHVKVPQAAADLKPFCLQNAHCDPLLTGVSSSTNPFGLQKVCSSL